The proteins below come from a single Elusimicrobiota bacterium genomic window:
- a CDS encoding sulfite exporter TauE/SafE family protein, producing the protein METSPLLFILVGGLAGVVSGFLGVGGGIVIVPALVYFAGFGQLRATGTSLAILLLPVGFGAVMEYYRHGNVDVRGAAFGAVALFFGAWLSSRLAQRMNPAYLKIAFGVVVMVLGAYMILSTYSRLRK; encoded by the coding sequence CTCCTTTTTATTCTGGTGGGAGGGTTGGCGGGAGTGGTTTCAGGTTTTTTGGGTGTGGGAGGCGGAATTGTTATTGTTCCCGCGCTCGTGTATTTCGCCGGGTTTGGTCAACTGAGAGCCACGGGGACCAGCCTGGCCATTCTGCTCCTTCCCGTGGGGTTCGGCGCGGTGATGGAATACTATCGACACGGCAACGTGGACGTCCGCGGCGCGGCCTTTGGTGCCGTGGCCCTTTTTTTCGGCGCCTGGCTCAGCAGCCGTTTGGCCCAACGCATGAACCCCGCCTATCTCAAAATCGCTTTCGGCGTTGTCGTCATGGTCCTGGGCGCCTACATGATCCTCAGCACCTACTCCCGCCTCCGAAAATAA
- a CDS encoding AAA family ATPase translates to MTFHELVKNSCFLWGPRQTGKSTLLQQKFPKALVFDFLFSRNVERLTAAPDSFRQECLQHKSTGHPVVIDEVQRLTGFLNDVQWLIVNPESPVEREDRPGSESLAPGAAEPLMRDGKSGLFYEQKSAGRRPLPRGPFPLGIPG, encoded by the coding sequence ATGACATTTCACGAATTAGTGAAGAACTCCTGCTTTCTTTGGGGTCCCCGCCAAACAGGGAAGTCCACGTTGCTTCAGCAGAAATTCCCTAAAGCCTTGGTTTTTGATTTTCTCTTCTCCAGGAACGTGGAGAGATTGACTGCGGCACCTGACTCCTTCCGACAAGAATGTCTCCAACACAAGTCCACGGGCCATCCGGTCGTGATCGATGAAGTTCAACGGCTCACGGGTTTTCTCAACGACGTCCAGTGGCTGATCGTTAACCCAGAATCCCCAGTTGAGCGCGAGGACCGGCCAGGCTCAGAGAGCCTGGCACCTGGGGCGGCAGAGCCGCTGATGCGAGACGGAAAAAGCGGGCTTTTTTACGAACAAAAAAGTGCAGGTCGTAGGCCGCTCCCACGCGGGCCATTCCCCCTTGGCATTCCTGGCTAG
- the gcvPB gene encoding aminomethyl-transferring glycine dehydrogenase subunit GcvPB, with amino-acid sequence MEKVVEPLLFEKSAPGRQGLSWPVCDVPVVPVEKDIPADLIRQEPAPFPELSEPQVVRHFTRLSHLNFSIDTNFYPLGSCTMKHNPKVNDRIVQIPDFAGLHPLRPHELSQGILEILFEVERWLCEICGMDAFTLQPSAGAQGELTGILVARAYHEHRGEKRPVVLIPDSAHGTNPASVAVAGLTSVTVKSTPDGQVDVEDLYKKLTKDVALVMMTIPSTLGLFEPRIQEIAKKIHEAGALMYMDGANLNALVGLVRPGDLGVDVLHVNLHKTFATPHGGGGPGAGPVGVKKELEPFLPVPRVALEKGVYRRRFDRVNTIGRVHGFQGNVGVLIRAYAYMRLQGAEGLLEISENAILAANYLKTKLTPLFPKMPAGACMHEVVVSGEGAFGPGVRTLDVAKRLLDYGYYAPTIYFPLIVPEAMMIEPTENETKETLDHFVETLKTIIEESKSNPDHVKAAPHTTPVRRLDEVKAAREPRLRYRP; translated from the coding sequence GTGGAAAAAGTGGTGGAACCTCTCCTCTTTGAAAAAAGCGCGCCGGGGCGTCAGGGACTTTCCTGGCCGGTGTGCGATGTTCCGGTTGTCCCTGTGGAAAAAGACATCCCCGCGGATCTGATCCGTCAGGAACCCGCGCCGTTTCCCGAACTGTCGGAGCCTCAAGTGGTTCGACATTTCACGCGACTCTCCCATTTAAATTTCTCTATTGACACAAATTTTTACCCTCTAGGATCCTGCACCATGAAACACAACCCAAAAGTAAACGACCGCATCGTCCAGATCCCGGACTTTGCGGGGCTTCACCCCCTCCGCCCCCATGAGCTCAGTCAGGGGATTTTGGAAATCCTCTTTGAAGTGGAACGGTGGCTGTGTGAAATTTGTGGGATGGACGCTTTTACCCTCCAGCCTTCCGCGGGGGCCCAGGGTGAACTGACGGGTATTTTGGTGGCGCGGGCTTACCACGAGCATCGAGGCGAAAAACGGCCGGTGGTTCTCATTCCGGATTCCGCTCACGGAACGAACCCGGCCAGTGTGGCGGTGGCAGGACTTACCTCGGTGACGGTCAAGTCCACTCCAGACGGACAGGTGGATGTGGAGGATCTTTATAAAAAACTGACCAAAGACGTGGCCTTGGTCATGATGACCATCCCCAGCACGCTGGGCCTTTTCGAACCACGTATTCAGGAAATCGCAAAAAAAATCCATGAAGCGGGAGCCCTCATGTATATGGATGGGGCGAACCTGAACGCCCTGGTGGGTCTCGTCCGCCCGGGAGACCTCGGGGTCGACGTTTTGCATGTGAACCTGCACAAAACCTTTGCCACGCCCCACGGCGGTGGCGGGCCCGGGGCAGGACCCGTGGGTGTGAAAAAAGAATTGGAACCCTTCCTCCCCGTTCCGCGGGTGGCGTTGGAAAAAGGTGTTTACCGACGGCGGTTTGATCGGGTCAACACCATTGGGCGGGTTCATGGTTTTCAAGGAAATGTGGGTGTTCTGATCCGGGCCTACGCCTACATGCGGTTGCAGGGCGCCGAAGGGCTTTTAGAGATCAGTGAAAACGCCATTTTGGCCGCCAACTATCTGAAGACAAAACTGACCCCGCTCTTCCCCAAAATGCCCGCGGGCGCTTGCATGCATGAAGTGGTGGTGTCCGGGGAAGGCGCTTTCGGTCCGGGTGTCCGAACCTTGGACGTGGCCAAACGGCTGTTGGATTATGGGTATTACGCCCCCACGATCTATTTCCCATTGATCGTCCCGGAAGCCATGATGATCGAACCCACCGAAAATGAGACCAAGGAAACCCTCGACCACTTTGTGGAAACATTAAAGACCATCATCGAAGAATCCAAATCCAACCCGGACCATGTAAAAGCGGCCCCCCACACCACCCCCGTCCGCCGGCTAGACGAAGTCAAAGCCGCCCGAGAACCCCGCCTACGCTACCGCCCATAA